The following are encoded in a window of Plectropomus leopardus isolate mb unplaced genomic scaffold, YSFRI_Pleo_2.0 unplaced_scaffold22473, whole genome shotgun sequence genomic DNA:
- the LOC121965947 gene encoding uncharacterized protein LOC121965947: MSDNRCGDALHLSDLQLLNYDAVVTQEVLQPLSCLRSLSVFHLYSVPGPTCHLQTWLMSLPQLRSLSVHGGHPLAVYVDFLPSSLLSLTLCVDLQPEDLQVVSQRAPHLEHLHLEPWSSSTHLIRLLPHLFPNLRTLRIRHQHLLDGDFLSLQHLQRLDTLEILDSYYRPDPSDPSWVIYEPSPRLLQLISDLQRLTNHRVRVITSSHRDVLSCSCV; the protein is encoded by the exons ATGTCCGATAACAGGT GTGGCGACGCTCTGCATCTGTCTGACCTCCAGCTGTTGAACTACGATGCCGTGGTGACACAGGAAGTTCTGCAGCCTTTGTCCTGCCTCCGCAGCCTGTCAGTCTTCCACCTGTACTCTGTACCTGGACCCACCTGTCACCTGCAAACATGGCTGATGTCACTGCCACAGCTCCGCAGCCTCAGCGTGCACG GAGGCCATCCTCTGGCGGTGTATGTTGACTTCCTGCCATCCTCTCTGCTCAGTCTGACTCTCTGTGTGGACCTCCAGCCTGAAGACCTGCAGGTGGTCTCCCAGAGAGCTCCGCACCTGGAGCACCTGCACCTGGAGCCCTGGAGCTCCTCCACCCACCTCATCAGGCTCCTCCCACATTTGTTCCCCAACCTCAGGACGCTCCGCATCAG ACACCAACACCTGTTGGACGGAGACTTCTTGAGTCTGCAGCATCTTCAGCGACTCGACACTCTGGAGATCCTGGACTCGTACTACAGACCAGACCCGAGTGACCCGAGCTGGGTCATCTACGAGCCGAGTCCCCGTCTGCTGCAGCTGATCTCTGACCTACAGAGACTAACCAATCACAGAGTTCGAGTCATCACCAGCTCACACAGAGACGTGTTGTCCTGCAGTTGtgtctga